One Nostoc punctiforme PCC 73102 DNA window includes the following coding sequences:
- a CDS encoding glycosyltransferase family 2 protein: MSSKIPVSVLIPAKNEQANLPACLASVSRADEIFVVDSQSTDNSIEIAKSHGVNVVQFNFNGRWPKKKNWSLDNLPFRNEWVLIVDCDERITPELWEEIDQAIQNEEYTGYYLNRRVFFLGKWIRYGGKYPDWNLRLFQHKKGRYENLHTEDIPNTGDNEVHEHVILQGKVGYLKNDMLHEDFRDLYHWLERHNRYSNWEASVYFNTLTGKDDSGTIGANLFGDAVQRKRFLKKVWVHLPFKPFLRFVLFYIIQRGFLDGKAGYIYARLLSQYEYQIGVKLYELRSCGGHLNTATTPKEEAGEQGNRGTDVKLLTIDS, encoded by the coding sequence ATGTCATCTAAAATACCAGTTTCAGTACTAATTCCAGCAAAAAACGAACAAGCAAACCTGCCAGCCTGCCTCGCTAGCGTCAGCAGAGCAGATGAAATATTTGTAGTAGACTCTCAAAGTACCGACAACAGCATTGAAATTGCGAAAAGTCACGGTGTCAATGTCGTGCAATTCAACTTCAATGGACGCTGGCCTAAAAAGAAAAATTGGTCTTTAGATAATCTCCCTTTCCGTAACGAATGGGTGCTAATTGTAGATTGCGATGAACGCATCACCCCAGAACTTTGGGAAGAAATTGACCAAGCAATTCAAAATGAAGAATATACAGGTTATTATCTCAACCGCCGCGTATTTTTCTTAGGAAAATGGATTCGCTATGGTGGGAAATATCCCGATTGGAATCTCCGTTTATTTCAGCATAAAAAAGGCCGCTACGAAAATCTACATACAGAAGATATTCCTAATACTGGTGACAACGAAGTTCACGAACATGTGATTTTGCAGGGCAAAGTTGGGTATCTCAAAAATGATATGCTCCACGAAGACTTCCGCGACCTTTATCACTGGTTAGAACGTCATAACCGTTATTCCAACTGGGAAGCCAGCGTTTATTTTAATACTCTCACAGGTAAAGATGATAGCGGTACCATCGGCGCAAATCTCTTTGGTGATGCAGTGCAACGCAAGCGCTTTTTGAAAAAAGTCTGGGTACACCTGCCATTTAAACCCTTTCTACGGTTTGTTTTATTTTATATAATTCAACGCGGGTTTTTGGATGGCAAAGCCGGATATATTTATGCACGCTTGCTGAGTCAATATGAATATCAAATTGGCGTTAAACTTTACGAATTACGCAGCTGTGGTGGTCACTTAAATACTGCAACTACTCCAAAGGAAGAAGCAGGCGAGCAGGGGAACAGAGGAACAGATGTAAAGCTATTAACCATTGATTCCTGA
- a CDS encoding glycosyltransferase family 2 protein, giving the protein MPDTQISAIICTHNRDTYLGAAIDSLLAQDFAADFEIVVVDNGSSDRTREVVEQRAHNPRLKYVFEPTIGLSVARNTGAKVASGDILAYLDDDAVASPGWLQVLYFAYYNNSKLAIAGGKVTLLWPPGIEQPRWLSPGLAANLGAYDLGDSNIYIEQPGLTPRGLNYSIRRSFLEEIGGFDPHLGRVGKNLLSNEELQMTEFALQRGWQVAYLPEALVAHNVAPERLQRTWFLNRGWWQGISECYREQLAGKAGIAQLQRGSERFVRGLYKALQYFFDPAERFDKLVYAYGQIGYLNAAIQGLLFTSNKK; this is encoded by the coding sequence ATGCCAGACACCCAAATCTCTGCCATTATCTGTACCCACAATCGAGATACCTATTTAGGGGCTGCAATTGATAGTCTTTTAGCGCAGGATTTTGCTGCTGACTTTGAAATTGTGGTAGTTGATAATGGCTCTAGCGATCGCACCCGTGAGGTTGTAGAACAAAGGGCCCACAATCCGCGCCTGAAGTATGTATTTGAACCCACTATCGGTTTATCTGTCGCCCGCAACACAGGTGCAAAAGTAGCTAGTGGTGATATTCTCGCTTATCTAGATGACGATGCTGTTGCTAGCCCTGGCTGGCTACAAGTTTTATATTTTGCCTATTACAATAATTCTAAACTAGCGATCGCAGGTGGCAAAGTCACTCTCTTATGGCCCCCAGGAATTGAACAACCACGGTGGCTATCTCCAGGGCTGGCTGCAAATCTGGGTGCATACGACTTGGGTGACAGTAACATCTACATCGAGCAACCGGGCTTAACACCCAGAGGCTTAAATTACTCCATCCGCCGCAGTTTCCTAGAAGAAATTGGCGGTTTCGATCCTCATCTCGGTCGAGTGGGGAAAAATCTATTATCTAATGAAGAACTGCAAATGACCGAATTTGCCCTACAGCGTGGTTGGCAAGTCGCTTATCTTCCCGAAGCGCTAGTTGCTCACAATGTTGCCCCAGAACGTCTACAACGCACCTGGTTTTTAAACCGAGGCTGGTGGCAGGGTATCAGTGAATGCTATCGAGAACAACTCGCTGGTAAAGCTGGAATCGCTCAATTGCAGCGAGGTAGCGAACGGTTTGTGCGTGGCTTGTATAAAGCATTGCAATATTTCTTCGATCCAGCAGAACGGTTTGACAAACTTGTATATGCTTACGGTCAGATTGGTTACTTAAATGCTGCTATTCAAGGTCTTTTATTCACATCAAATAAGAAATAA